The Candidatus Hamiltonella defensa 5AT (Acyrthosiphon pisum) DNA window TGTTTTTCAGGTGTAATATCTTCCTCATTGCAACCCAGGCAATCGATTAATATGTCACGAATCCTCGCTTCTCGCCTCATTTGATGAGTCGTGTTTTGCTCTTTGTTTAATGTATCACCATCAGGAAACGAACTATTCATATTGATTGTCACCGATGCCCCATTCTTCGTTGTCAAAGGTCGCCGAGCTGCCTACATTAAACATCTGTTGCTGCCAAGGCATAATAAAAGTATTCATAATCAATTTTTCTAAATTTTCGTCATACTTCAATGCTCTTTCTGCGGCTTTTTTTCTTGTTTCAATTGTGTCATCGGGAACCACATTTTTTTCAAATTTTTCTGACAGAATATTGATTCTTTCATCTGTGGTTGTCTTAATGTTGTTTGTTTCATGAATCTTAGCCTGAAGTTTTTCATATTTTTTAAAGATATGCAGAAATTCGCCATACCTTGCTGAGTGCGTCTCTCCAGGTGTCACATTCTTTGATAACTCTTCTCTGAGTTCTCTGACCATGTTATCCAAAATGACATAAGGTTTTTCTTCTTTATCAGAGACATCCACTTTGGGATGACTTGAATTTCCGGTTATGGGAGTGGTCATGGTTTTAGCTCATCAGCCTCATTTTGTGTGCCTTGCTCAGGCAAGTGGGTTTTAAAATAGTCAAAAAGTTGTTCCAAACTGCCCTGCGAAAGTTGACGGCACGCTTTCATCGTATCCTGAGTTAACAATAACCGTTTGACGGCCAGCTCCATAAATTCTTCAGGAATGAATTCCGCAATCTGATCTTGATATTTAATGACGAATCGGGAAGCAGGGTGATATTCAATTTTGATGGGATGATTCCATTTTTCATTCAAAAAATGTAATAAATCCGCATGTTTTTTTTTCGATTTTCGATTTTTCTGGAAAAATCAAATGCAAGACAGACTGGGAGCCTTCGTTTTGTGAAGGCAATGTATTTAACCATTCATCCAGTAAAACGATTAAAATATCAGGATGATCCAGAGCGGTAGAGAAAATTTGTCGAGCATGATCTTCTAAATCAAGATTTAATTGATGCATTAAATTTTTAGTATTATTCATATACCCTACTATATGCTTAATAGCGCTCATAACCCCTTGCTGATAGCCGTCCATATAAGCTTGTTTCTGTATTTTTTCTGCATCTTCTTCTGCCTGTCGAATGATTTTTTTTGCATTTCGATATGCTTCATTCAAAATATTTTTGGCGCGCTTATGCTGCTGGATCTGAGCATAAGTCAGTAATACGCCTTCACGCGCCGATAAAGGCGAGAGATTGGGGATTTTTTTTGACATGTTGAATGGCCAAATTGATAAATAATAAGTTAGGGGATATTTTTCGATCAAAATCCAAAACAGCGTTCATAGAAAAAGGGAATAAAAAAGGCATTCTTTGTGATATTGCTCCAGGCAATTCCTTCTCCCATAAACTTAATTCTTTCGCACCGTAAGCCAATAACTGCAAAAAATTCATCTTCTGGTTAAATTGATAAGGCAATGCCTCGACCATTTCAAGTTTTGCAAATTGCTGAACCCATAATGGTAAACGCAATAACATGCCTTTTTTCAGTAAAATAGTGCGATGCCTCTGGCAAGCCATAATAAAAGCAATTTGAGGCAGGTAGAACCAATGAGTTAACCATTTTTCTGCCACACTGGTATTTTTAATCACCGGGCGTTTCACCTCTAATTCATATTGTTCGATTAATAAATCATTCCATATCGATTTGGATGAAGGCCTATTAAATCTCGCAGGTAAATGAAACCAGGTGTGATGAAAATAGGATACCGGATCAAATAACACTTTATCCAATGCAGTGATCTTCAACATCTATTTTTTATTTTCCTTACTTTTAGAGACAAAATTTTCTATCTTTTCTCTTAAGAAGGAGAATTTTGTAAATAATAAAAAACTGCTTATCAAAAAAAGCAACGCCATCATCGTATAAATCAAGCTGTAATTAACTTGAGCTGCTTTTTGAACGGGCGCCTGGTGCTGCATTGGGGCTTGTTCTGACAGAATCACTGAAATGTTTTCATAATCCAAATCATTGAAACTGTTTTTCAAAAAACGTTTGACATCCCCAATTAACAAGCTGGTATCCATCCCTTGATCGTGATTCACTAATGAAGATAGATGTATGGCCGGCGTTTTGCGACCCCCTTCTCCTGAATCAAGGTCATAGCTCACATGAACCCTGGCTGTCACAATGCCCCTCATGCTTTGTAATGATTGTTCAAGCCGCTGTTCTATGCCCGAGTATAAACGGGCTTTCTCTTGTCGAGGAGAGGAAATCAAAGAATCGCCAGGAAACATTTGAGAAATTTCGACTCTCGGTTTAGAAGGTAAATTATAGGTTTTAATTAAACCTACCGCAGCGACAAAATCCTCAGGGTTCACACTGATGCTATACCCCTCTTTGAGTTGGTCTGTTTTTTGAGCGGGAATATTATGACGCAATAATAATGCAGAAACCTCATTGGCTTGTTGTTGATCTAGCCCTTTGAGCAAATTCTGCTCTTTACAGCCGACTAAAAGCCCTATAAAGCAAAAACAAATCACGAAACGTATTCTCTTCATCATGCTCTTAACACCGTCTCAATAGCACTGGTTGCCTTTCTAACCAGCGTCGATAATGCACTCAGCTCGATATTATGTTTTGATAAATCTTCTTGATCTCTGATCGACAGTTTGGGATCCATCAATCTATTTAAATCCGTTAAACGGCTCTTTAGGTCCATTTTTTGATCAGCCAGTTCGACCATCGATTGAGCATAGTTGTGGATTAGCCTATCTTCCAGAGAGACCACGCTTGGTGTGCTTTCTGTGACACTCAGCGCCTCTGACGCTATTTTTCTAATATGGGCTATATTTTGCATGCATCATTTCTCTTTATTTAAAATAAAAAAGGGAGTATCTAAATAAAATATTGTTTATTGACTAACGGAAGTTATTAATAATCGCCATCGCATTGTCAGTGAATTTTTTGATGGCGTTGGTTTGTGCATTGATCATCATTTGAAGCGCACTCAGGCTTCTTTGCACGTTTGATAAAGCCACGGGATCAGAAGGGGCTTTCTCCAAGGCATTTAAGTGTGTTTTATATTGAGCTTCCGAAGTTATAATTTTTTGAGCAAAGGCATCTGTGTGTGCTTTTATATATGTGTCTCCTCCTGTGTCTGCAATTATTGCATTCATAGCCTTTATCATTCCCGGATCTTTCCTCAAATCTTCACTGCTTTTTTCTAAATTGATGCTGACTGTACTGTCTGCCATATTATTTTCCTCACTATTCATTTATTGTTTGGTTATCAAGGTTTAGGGAAGTACCAGTAACCAGGAGACACCTTGACATAACTCCCCTGATGACCATATTTCAATGATTTGCCTTTCAGCCAATCGTCTTGTAGCTCAATAGAAAATTGCACATATTGTTGGCCCCAGGCTTTGTTGTAATTGACGACAAAACGGCGAAGCTGTTGTATATGGCCATCTTCTAAAGCCCCTTTAATCACAAAGGTGACGCTGTTACCGTGATCTTGTCTGATATAAGGGACCGAGATTTTTTGAATACCTGCCTCTGCTTGAGACGCCACTTCCTGATCACTGATATCAATGATTTTGATCTCTTTTGCATAAGGCATTTGTTCTTTTAAACTTTGCATTAAATTCAAACTTTTTTGAGCATCTAAAACGGTGCGTTCCTGACTGATCAATAACACCGGCACTAAAGGTGTTTCTATTTTTACCCTGTGATATTTCACCCAAGACCAATTTTCTGATAACCAGGCGGCCACTCGTTTTTCTTCATCCTGTAAATTGATCACCCGAATGGGGTTTTTAATATCCGCC harbors:
- a CDS encoding HrpE/YscL family type III secretion apparatus protein: MSKKIPNLSPLSAREGVLLTYAQIQQHKRAKNILNEAYRNAKKIIRQAEEDAEKIQKQAYMDGYQQGVMSAIKHIVGYMNNTKNLMHQLNLDLEDHARQIFSTALDHPDILIVLLDEWLNTLPSQNEGSQSVLHLIFPEKSKIEKKTCGFITFFE
- a CDS encoding EscJ/YscJ/HrcJ family type III secretion inner membrane ring protein, which encodes MRFVICFCFIGLLVGCKEQNLLKGLDQQQANEVSALLLRHNIPAQKTDQLKEGYSISVNPEDFVAAVGLIKTYNLPSKPRVEISQMFPGDSLISSPRQEKARLYSGIEQRLEQSLQSMRGIVTARVHVSYDLDSGEGGRKTPAIHLSSLVNHDQGMDTSLLIGDVKRFLKNSFNDLDYENISVILSEQAPMQHQAPVQKAAQVNYSLIYTMMALLFLISSFLLFTKFSFLREKIENFVSKSKENKK
- a CDS encoding type III secretion apparatus protein OrgA/MxiK; amino-acid sequence: MLKITALDKVLFDPVSYFHHTWFHLPARFNRPSSKSIWNDLLIEQYELEVKRPVIKNTSVAEKWLTHWFYLPQIAFIMACQRHRTILLKKGMLLRLPLWVQQFAKLEMVEALPYQFNQKMNFLQLLAYGAKELSLWEKELPGAISQRMPFLFPFSMNAVLDFDRKISPNLLFINLAIQHVKKNPQSLAFIGA
- a CDS encoding EscF/YscF/HrpA family type III secretion system needle major subunit yields the protein MADSTVSINLEKSSEDLRKDPGMIKAMNAIIADTGGDTYIKAHTDAFAQKIITSEAQYKTHLNALEKAPSDPVALSNVQRSLSALQMMINAQTNAIKKFTDNAMAIINNFR
- the sctI gene encoding type III secretion system inner rod subunit SctI encodes the protein MQNIAHIRKIASEALSVTESTPSVVSLEDRLIHNYAQSMVELADQKMDLKSRLTDLNRLMDPKLSIRDQEDLSKHNIELSALSTLVRKATSAIETVLRA